In Parasegetibacter sp. NRK P23, a single genomic region encodes these proteins:
- a CDS encoding TlpA disulfide reductase family protein — MMKRNLLAALCCLPLTLLAQKGFKLTGKIGTLDAPAKVYLNYTDAGKEVKDSALLSKGKFSFAGTLDVPAYAILMLKKDTTRRGTEYLYFYLENSNISISSGDQLRNAVVKGSSTNDDYTKLTAMQRPYKKVADSLVADYNARTPEQKKDSAFLLAARNIMQYTQNGYDSVSRAFIAQQRNSYIALNTFGTVELAYNFNPDTAAARFALFPEKLRNSTTGRKMAEVIEKGRKTNTGMMAMDFTQNDTTGKPVKLSDFRGQYVLVDFWASWCKPCRAENPIMLAAYNKFRDKNFTILGVSLDDEDARRAWLGAVKQDKLPWTQVSELKGFKSKAAVMYGVSAIPTNFLVDPNGKIIAKNLRGEDLEKKLSALFSMK; from the coding sequence ATGATGAAAAGAAATTTGCTGGCGGCCTTATGCTGCCTTCCATTGACCCTGCTCGCGCAGAAAGGATTTAAGCTCACCGGAAAGATCGGAACGCTGGATGCGCCCGCAAAAGTATACCTTAATTATACCGATGCCGGAAAGGAGGTGAAGGATTCCGCTTTGTTGAGTAAAGGGAAATTCAGTTTTGCCGGAACCTTGGATGTGCCCGCTTATGCGATACTGATGCTGAAAAAAGATACCACACGCAGGGGAACGGAGTATTTGTATTTCTACCTTGAAAACTCTAACATCAGCATAAGTTCCGGCGACCAGTTGCGCAACGCTGTGGTGAAAGGCTCATCCACGAACGATGATTACACAAAGCTCACGGCCATGCAAAGGCCATACAAAAAAGTAGCCGATTCACTGGTGGCGGACTACAACGCCCGTACGCCTGAACAAAAGAAAGACAGCGCTTTCCTGCTCGCGGCCAGGAACATCATGCAGTACACGCAAAACGGTTACGACAGCGTGAGCCGCGCTTTTATAGCGCAGCAGCGGAACTCCTACATTGCACTGAATACTTTCGGTACCGTTGAACTGGCTTATAATTTCAATCCGGATACCGCTGCCGCCCGCTTCGCATTGTTCCCGGAAAAACTGAGGAATTCCACCACCGGTAGGAAAATGGCCGAAGTGATAGAAAAAGGCAGGAAAACCAACACGGGTATGATGGCGATGGATTTCACGCAGAATGATACCACCGGCAAACCCGTTAAGCTTTCTGATTTCCGCGGGCAGTATGTGCTGGTGGATTTCTGGGCGTCCTGGTGCAAACCCTGTCGTGCGGAGAACCCGATTATGCTGGCGGCATACAACAAATTCAGGGATAAAAACTTTACCATCCTCGGCGTTTCGCTCGACGATGAAGATGCCCGCAGGGCATGGCTGGGGGCGGTGAAGCAGGATAAACTTCCCTGGACGCAGGTGTCGGAACTGAAAGGTTTTAAAAGTAAAGCCGCGGTAATGTACGGCGTATCCGCCATCCCCACCAATTTCCTGGTGGACCCGAATGGAAAGATCATCGCGAAAAACCTGCGTGGGGAAGATTTGGAAAAGAAGTTGAGCGCGTTGTTTTCGATGAAGTAG
- a CDS encoding BT_3987 domain-containing protein produces the protein MNKMQNKYIALICAFLVLFTACKKENERVPLPEGSVSFQLAAGKDTIEMPLSILKDSVIVIGMKAALSGTPSPSEHWVSFSVDTTKLADYRSRFGNALLLPSSAYLFYKSTTRIPAGATASDSAQLNIGQQTKLNEYSTYVLPLKIHSVDGNTEGIATDRVVYLVFKTGKPLFINKTGWTIAGNSSQQGTFAPANLLDANTTTTYWASNITQQMPQLVAINFNRDITFTAVNYSLPTALNYPNLGGYPTSIRIETSMNGTTWEEKGVFTGNVVGNLQTLNTGQVTARYLRFTALACVKYASAYEAVFISDVSLVP, from the coding sequence ATGAACAAAATGCAGAACAAATATATTGCGCTGATTTGCGCCTTCCTCGTGCTGTTCACCGCCTGTAAAAAGGAGAACGAACGTGTTCCCCTTCCCGAAGGAAGTGTGTCTTTTCAACTGGCTGCCGGTAAGGATACCATTGAAATGCCGCTTTCCATTTTAAAGGATTCAGTCATCGTGATCGGCATGAAAGCCGCGTTGTCCGGCACCCCTTCTCCCAGTGAACATTGGGTGAGTTTTTCAGTAGATACCACGAAGCTGGCGGATTACAGGTCGCGTTTTGGGAACGCGCTGCTGTTGCCGTCTTCAGCGTACCTTTTCTATAAATCCACCACGCGCATTCCGGCAGGTGCCACGGCGTCCGATTCGGCGCAGCTGAACATCGGGCAGCAAACAAAACTGAATGAATACAGCACGTATGTATTGCCGTTAAAAATTCATTCGGTGGATGGCAATACGGAAGGAATAGCCACTGATCGTGTGGTGTACCTTGTATTTAAAACCGGCAAGCCTTTGTTCATCAACAAAACGGGCTGGACCATCGCGGGGAATTCTTCTCAGCAAGGCACTTTCGCACCGGCGAATTTGTTGGATGCCAATACCACCACCACTTACTGGGCAAGTAATATTACACAGCAGATGCCGCAGTTGGTGGCCATTAACTTTAACCGCGACATCACGTTCACAGCTGTGAACTATTCATTACCTACGGCGCTGAATTATCCCAATCTCGGTGGTTACCCTACTTCCATCAGAATTGAGACAAGTATGAACGGGACTACCTGGGAGGAAAAAGGCGTATTCACCGGCAACGTAGTGGGCAACCTGCAAACACTGAATACCGGGCAGGTAACGGCCCGATACCTGCGCTTCACCGCGCTGGCCTGTGTGAAGTACGCATCCGCATACGAAGCTGTTTTTATAAGTGATGTATCACTTGTGCCATAA
- a CDS encoding RagB/SusD family nutrient uptake outer membrane protein, giving the protein MKRYRYIFIPLLLCGFLLAGCDKYLEITPKGKRLLSTVADYDQWLNDESLVLGLAQPTNLFNYFADNVDYPNVPTPAVLSSDLVYTWDEQFSTDINVAPLFWGEHYAKINAFNTVIVGIDDAIAGTNSQKRSLKAEALLGRALEYFYLVNEYGKPYDSTTAATDLSVPWVTSNDVSQTVPPRSTVAAVYDQLISDLNAAIPDLPADNSTNRFRGSKSAAYSVLARIYFYARNYSAARTNAELAIQQSKATMIDFNGAGPASDRLSIHPDVLYGRMVIANATPTLELMRSFAANDLRVRKLYRSTDGYAFTTRGATIYYPGLVTPVFTYANTGTSLQEMKLIIAECAVRSNDLSTALQQLDDIRKNRFATATYVRFQSTDQEAVLQEVLKERSHELPFNGLRWFDMRRLDKENRMDTVHRYNALGGIVATLAPHSNRYTLQIPVQVLSFNPGMPQNP; this is encoded by the coding sequence GTGAAACGTTACCGATATATCTTTATTCCATTGCTCTTGTGCGGCTTTCTGCTGGCAGGATGCGATAAATACCTTGAGATTACGCCCAAAGGGAAAAGGCTGCTTTCCACCGTTGCCGATTACGACCAGTGGCTGAACGATGAGTCACTGGTACTCGGACTGGCACAGCCCACCAATCTTTTTAATTATTTCGCGGACAATGTGGATTATCCCAATGTTCCTACCCCTGCTGTGCTTTCCAGCGACCTGGTGTACACCTGGGATGAGCAGTTTTCAACGGATATCAATGTTGCTCCTTTGTTCTGGGGCGAACATTACGCGAAGATTAATGCTTTCAATACGGTGATTGTAGGCATAGATGATGCTATCGCGGGCACGAACAGCCAGAAAAGAAGCCTGAAGGCGGAAGCCTTGCTGGGGCGCGCGTTGGAGTACTTCTACCTCGTGAACGAATATGGCAAGCCTTACGATTCCACCACGGCAGCCACGGATTTGTCTGTGCCCTGGGTAACTTCCAATGATGTTTCCCAAACCGTTCCGCCCAGGAGCACGGTGGCTGCTGTGTACGATCAACTCATCAGCGACCTGAACGCGGCCATTCCCGACCTTCCGGCAGACAACAGCACCAACCGCTTCCGTGGTTCCAAATCCGCCGCGTACAGCGTGCTGGCGCGCATATACTTCTATGCAAGGAATTATTCCGCGGCAAGAACAAACGCGGAACTGGCCATTCAGCAATCCAAAGCAACCATGATCGATTTTAACGGTGCAGGCCCGGCGTCAGACAGGTTAAGCATTCATCCCGATGTGCTCTATGGAAGAATGGTGATCGCAAACGCCACGCCTACCTTGGAACTGATGCGCTCCTTCGCGGCCAATGACCTCCGGGTACGAAAACTGTACCGCAGTACCGATGGCTATGCTTTCACCACCCGCGGCGCTACCATTTATTATCCCGGACTGGTTACGCCCGTGTTCACCTATGCGAACACCGGCACTTCCCTCCAGGAAATGAAACTCATCATAGCCGAATGCGCCGTGCGCAGCAACGACCTCTCCACGGCGCTCCAGCAACTCGACGATATCCGCAAAAACAGGTTCGCCACCGCCACCTATGTCCGTTTTCAATCTACCGACCAGGAAGCCGTATTGCAGGAAGTATTGAAGGAGAGAAGCCATGAACTCCCGTTCAACGGATTGCGCTGGTTCGATATGCGTCGCCTTGATAAGGAGAACAGGATGGATACCGTGCACCGCTACAACGCGCTGGGTGGCATTGTGGCCACGCTGGCGCCGCACAGCAACCGCTATACTTTACAGATTCCGGTGCAGGTATTGAGTTTTAACCCGGGGATGCCACAAAATCCCTAA